A section of the Saccharomyces paradoxus strain CBS432 chromosome XII sequence genome encodes:
- the SEI1 gene encoding seipin (Seipin protein~similar to YLR404W) — protein sequence MKINISRPLQLLQWTSYIVAVFLIQLLIILPLSILIYHDFYLRLLPADSSNIVPLNTFNILNGVQFGTKFSQSISTIPVGTDLPQTIDNGLSQLIPMRDNIEYKLDLNLEFYCQSRTDRSNLDNLLIDIYRGPGPILGVPGRGDSKDEKVFHTSRPIVCLALTDSMSPQEIEQLGPSRLNVYGEEWLNTIRIEDKISLDSSYETISVFLKTEIAQRNLIICPESGIKFRMNFEQGLRNLMLRKRFLSYIIGISIFHCIICVLFFITGCTAFIFVRKGQERSKKHS from the coding sequence ATGAAAATCAATATATCCCGTCCATTACAGCTTTTGCAATGGACTTCATATATTGTCGCCGTATTTCTAATACAATTGCTAATCATTCTTCCTTTATCAATCTTAATATATCATGATTTTTACCTGCGACTATTACCTGCTGATTCTTCTAACATAGTTCCCCTTAATACtttcaatattttaaaTGGCGTACAATTTGGTACAAAGTTTTCCCAATCCATCTCAACCATTCCAGTAGGCACAGATCTACCGCAGACAATAGACAATGGCTTATCGCAGTTGATACCCATGCGTGACAATATAGAATACAAGCTCGATCTAAACTTGGAGTTTTACTGCCAAAGTAGAACTGACCGTTCAAATCTAGACAATTTGTTAATCGATATTTACAGGGGTCCAGGTCCCATATTGGGTGTTCCAGGAAGAGGGGACAgcaaagatgaaaaagtcTTTCACACTTCTAGACCTATTGTCTGTCTTGCACTAACGGATTCCATGTCGCcccaagaaattgaacaGCTAGGCCCATCTCGCCTAAATGTCTACGGTGAAGAATGGCTAAATACAATAAGAATAGAGGACAAAATATCGTTAGATTCTTCATATGAAACGATTTCGGTGTTCTTAAAAACTGAAATTGCCCAAAGAAACTTGATAATATGCCCGGAAAGCGGTATTAAATTCAGGATGAATTTTGAGCAGGGATTAAGAAACTTAATGCTTCgaaaaagatttttatCTTATATTATAGgcatttcaatttttcattgcaTAATATGtgtgcttttttttataacaGGTTGCACCGCATTCATTTTCGTTAGAAAGGGTCAGGAAAGATCCAAGAAACATAGCTGA